One region of Mycoplasma zalophi genomic DNA includes:
- the rpoE gene encoding DNA-directed RNA polymerase subunit delta: protein MNNETMLTVSIKAFSDNKKEELSFETIFQYVKNRFIEKWTLENNGVLSEDKLLEKKRGELYKLLTVDKTFNRLADGNWLIIHNN from the coding sequence ATGAATAATGAAACAATGTTAACCGTTTCAATAAAAGCGTTTTCAGATAACAAAAAAGAAGAATTAAGCTTTGAAACCATTTTTCAATATGTAAAAAATCGCTTTATAGAAAAATGAACACTTGAAAATAATGGTGTTTTATCAGAAGACAAACTTTTAGAAAAAAAACGTGGAGAATTATACAAACTTTTAACTGTTGATAAAACATTCAATCGACTTGCGGATGGCAACTGACTAATTATCCACAACAATTAA
- a CDS encoding arginine deiminase family protein, with translation MSVFSKNFNGIHVYSEIGELESVLVHEPGREIDYITPSRLDELLFSAILESNDARKEHKSFVKSLVDRGINVVELTDLISETFDLVSKETQDELIEEFLEEAVPVLTEENKALVRSFLATKATREKIEYMMSGITKYDLGIEEGPELVIDPMPNLYFTRDPFASVGNGVTIHYMRYVVRQRETLFSRFVFKNHPKLVNTPRYYDPSQKLSIEGGDVFVYTNETLVVGVSERTDLETVTLLAKNISQNKEVEFKRIVAVNVPKWTNLMHLDTWLTMLDKNKFLYSPILLDVLKFWDYDLTEENPQPKENGLPLEELLESIIHEKPILIPIAGEGASRMDVERETHFDGTNYLAVAPGVVVGYSRNFKTNAALEKAGITVIPFHGHQLSLGMGNARCMSMPLSRKDLK, from the coding sequence ATGTCAGTTTTTAGTAAAAACTTTAACGGAATTCACGTTTACAGTGAAATTGGTGAATTAGAATCTGTACTAGTTCATGAACCAGGACGAGAAATCGACTACATCACTCCATCAAGATTAGATGAATTATTATTTTCAGCTATTCTAGAAAGTAATGATGCACGTAAAGAACACAAAAGTTTTGTTAAATCATTAGTAGATAGAGGAATTAACGTTGTTGAATTAACAGATTTAATTTCTGAAACATTTGATCTAGTTTCAAAAGAAACACAAGATGAATTAATAGAAGAATTCTTAGAAGAAGCAGTTCCTGTATTAACAGAAGAAAATAAAGCACTAGTAAGAAGCTTTTTAGCTACAAAAGCAACTAGAGAAAAAATCGAATACATGATGAGTGGAATTACAAAATATGATTTAGGAATTGAAGAAGGTCCAGAATTAGTTATCGATCCAATGCCTAACTTATACTTTACACGTGACCCATTTGCATCAGTTGGAAATGGTGTTACAATCCACTACATGCGTTATGTAGTAAGACAAAGAGAAACATTATTCTCACGTTTTGTATTTAAAAATCACCCTAAATTAGTAAATACACCACGTTACTACGACCCATCACAAAAATTATCAATCGAAGGTGGAGACGTATTCGTTTATACTAACGAAACATTAGTTGTTGGGGTTTCTGAAAGAACAGACTTAGAAACAGTAACATTACTAGCTAAAAATATTTCACAAAATAAAGAAGTTGAATTCAAACGTATCGTTGCAGTTAACGTTCCAAAATGAACAAACTTAATGCACTTAGATACATGATTAACAATGTTAGATAAAAATAAATTCTTATACTCACCTATTCTATTAGATGTGTTAAAATTCTGAGATTACGATTTAACAGAAGAAAATCCACAACCTAAAGAAAACGGATTACCATTAGAAGAATTATTAGAATCAATCATTCACGAAAAACCTATTTTAATACCAATAGCAGGTGAAGGTGCTTCAAGAATGGATGTTGAACGTGAAACACACTTCGATGGAACAAACTACTTAGCAGTAGCCCCAGGAGTTGTAGTTGGATATTCACGTAACTTCAAAACAAATGCAGCGCTAGAAAAAGCTGGAATTACAGTTATTCCATTCCATGGACACCAATTATCACTAGGAATGG